The Sporocytophaga myxococcoides genome contains a region encoding:
- a CDS encoding molybdopterin molybdotransferase MoeA has translation MLTVNEARNLILKQARPFGVETILLSESYDRILAEDIYADRDYPPFNRSAMDGYALRFKDIEKNKEFRLVGEMLAGGLIKSLKEVGSCIKIMTGAPVPEGADLVIRVEDSELKDGMVKFKSLPYRIWQNIAIKGEDAKSGEMVLHQSTIINASTSGLLASLGRNNVRVYSLPKVSIISTGNEIKAVEDSVLPHQIRDSNSYTIASFFQHYNIDIASRKLVSDRREEIKSAIESLKNMDILILSGGVSMGDADFVPEVLTECGVKAVFHKVQIKPGKPLWFGVRDNKTVVFALPGNPVSCQVSFKVFIEPFLRACFGLPPCQTIKLPLTSIRKKKSTFEEYFPCTLGLFGSQTGLHQIKNNGSGDFTSITRSSGLAIHPAEVEELKEGDFVEFIPWRGI, from the coding sequence ATGCTAACAGTTAATGAGGCCAGAAATCTGATATTGAAACAAGCGAGACCATTCGGTGTTGAAACTATATTACTTTCCGAATCATATGATCGGATTCTTGCAGAGGATATTTATGCAGACCGAGATTATCCTCCATTTAACCGCTCTGCCATGGATGGCTATGCTCTCAGGTTTAAAGATATAGAAAAAAATAAAGAATTCAGACTTGTAGGAGAGATGCTTGCCGGAGGCCTTATTAAATCATTGAAAGAGGTGGGGTCATGTATTAAGATAATGACAGGAGCTCCTGTACCGGAAGGCGCAGATCTTGTCATCCGTGTAGAGGATTCTGAATTGAAAGATGGTATGGTGAAATTTAAATCTCTTCCATACAGGATCTGGCAGAACATAGCTATAAAAGGCGAAGACGCTAAATCAGGAGAAATGGTATTGCATCAGTCAACTATTATTAATGCAAGTACCTCCGGACTTTTAGCTTCACTGGGAAGAAATAATGTTAGAGTTTATTCTTTGCCAAAGGTATCTATTATATCTACAGGTAATGAAATAAAAGCAGTTGAAGATTCTGTATTGCCTCATCAGATCAGAGATAGCAACTCTTATACCATCGCTTCATTTTTTCAGCATTACAATATTGATATAGCATCAAGAAAACTAGTGTCAGATCGTAGGGAAGAGATTAAGAGTGCTATTGAAAGCTTAAAGAATATGGATATTCTTATTCTTTCCGGCGGTGTTTCAATGGGGGATGCGGATTTTGTTCCGGAAGTTCTTACCGAATGCGGCGTTAAGGCAGTATTTCACAAAGTTCAGATAAAACCTGGGAAACCTCTTTGGTTTGGCGTCCGAGACAATAAAACAGTTGTGTTTGCATTGCCAGGAAATCCTGTTTCTTGTCAGGTTTCATTTAAGGTATTCATAGAACCCTTTCTCAGAGCTTGTTTCGGGCTGCCTCCTTGTCAGACAATAAAGCTGCCTTTAACCAGTATCAGGAAGAAAAAAAGCACCTTTGAAGAATATTTTCCATGCACTCTTGGGCTATTTGGATCGCAAACAGGTCTTCATCAAATTAAAAATAATGGCAGTGGTGATTTCACATCCATTACTCGTTCTTCCGGCCTTGCGATACACCCAGCAGAAGTTGAAGAGCTTAAAGAGGGGGATTTCGTTGAATTTATACCATGGAGAGGTATTTGA
- a CDS encoding porin family protein produces the protein MKKVYLLTLLVLFLGSTRALSQSKGDIHWSFRLAPGLNVATIKDPDPTPSGVRYVADGSTTKEGNVGGISLGANLEYFLNENFAFTPGLWFTTKNIFIRNTDGYYSGVSKYNLVYMQVPLIGKYYSKEIIDNLKLVFAFGPTLDFKLSENVNGGDGAHYWNLAKNEFWDDPSRGRNGDNRPQSLFNPFDLGLFFSAGADYALNDKISLYAGLSLNKGFINMIHPHLKFNDPYRTKVNSSVKIRSNILALDFGVKF, from the coding sequence ATGAAAAAAGTTTATTTGTTAACCCTCTTGGTTTTGTTTCTTGGAAGTACAAGGGCTTTATCGCAAAGCAAAGGAGATATACACTGGTCATTTAGATTAGCACCAGGCTTGAATGTAGCAACAATAAAAGATCCCGATCCTACGCCATCTGGGGTTCGTTATGTAGCAGATGGTTCAACTACAAAAGAGGGCAATGTCGGGGGCATAAGTCTGGGTGCCAACCTTGAATATTTTTTAAATGAAAATTTCGCCTTTACTCCTGGTCTTTGGTTTACTACCAAAAATATTTTTATCAGAAATACAGATGGTTACTATTCAGGTGTCTCCAAATACAACCTTGTTTACATGCAGGTACCATTGATTGGGAAGTATTATTCAAAAGAAATTATTGATAATTTAAAACTGGTATTTGCTTTTGGCCCTACTCTTGATTTTAAACTTTCTGAAAATGTAAATGGTGGAGATGGTGCTCATTATTGGAATCTGGCTAAAAATGAATTTTGGGATGATCCTTCTCGTGGAAGAAACGGGGACAATAGACCACAAAGTTTGTTTAATCCTTTTGATCTTGGCTTGTTCTTTAGCGCCGGAGCAGATTATGCTCTAAATGACAAAATTAGTTTATATGCCGGATTAAGCCTGAACAAAGGGTTTATAAATATGATTCACCCACATTTAAAATTTAATGATCCTTATAGAACAAAAGTCAATTCAAGTGTTAAGATAAGAAGTAATATACTTGCTTTGGACTTTGGTGTTAAATTTTAA
- a CDS encoding YqaE/Pmp3 family membrane protein, which translates to MVKYVIAFFLPWLSLMFQKKMVPGIICLVLQVTVIGWLPAFIWALLSLLKEEGKL; encoded by the coding sequence ATGGTAAAATATGTTATAGCTTTTTTTCTTCCCTGGTTGTCACTTATGTTTCAGAAAAAGATGGTTCCGGGAATCATCTGCCTGGTATTACAGGTTACGGTTATTGGCTGGTTGCCTGCCTTTATATGGGCTTTACTTTCCTTATTAAAGGAAGAAGGAAAACTATAA
- a CDS encoding YihY/virulence factor BrkB family protein, which yields MEKNGFRFRDIGSLLKETINKWINDDAFTHAAAVSFYALISLPGILIIIVNTIGFFLGKNVIEGDISEKINMLMGKDTAKQIQQIIVNASQQPRSDILMITGIGVLVISATGVFIQLQTSLNQVWQVRVKKEATWIKVLLDRAESFSLILIVGLFLFISIILSSVISSLNSFLALIIPGFSIYIFYLFDFIISFSIQAILFALIFKYLPDIKIKFSALWAGAFLTTVLFYLGKICLNIYFNNVSPESVFGAAGSVILILLWIYYSCLLLLFGAEFTQVYVKKYQYIVEPSRMAYFLPQVQEES from the coding sequence ATGGAGAAGAATGGTTTCAGATTCAGAGATATTGGAAGCCTGTTGAAGGAAACTATTAACAAATGGATCAATGATGATGCATTTACTCATGCGGCTGCAGTATCATTTTACGCCTTGATATCTTTACCTGGAATATTGATTATCATCGTTAATACTATTGGTTTTTTTCTTGGCAAAAATGTAATTGAGGGCGATATTTCAGAAAAAATTAATATGCTTATGGGTAAGGATACTGCTAAACAAATTCAGCAGATAATAGTAAATGCATCTCAACAACCCCGTTCAGATATATTAATGATCACCGGTATCGGTGTGCTTGTTATAAGTGCAACAGGGGTGTTTATTCAGCTTCAAACTTCACTGAACCAGGTATGGCAGGTAAGAGTAAAAAAAGAAGCTACCTGGATTAAAGTTTTATTGGATAGAGCTGAATCTTTTAGTCTTATACTTATAGTAGGTTTATTCTTATTCATATCTATAATCCTCTCCTCGGTTATATCATCCCTTAACTCTTTTCTTGCCCTTATTATTCCGGGGTTTTCCATTTACATATTTTACCTCTTTGACTTCATTATTTCCTTTTCAATACAGGCAATTTTATTTGCACTTATATTTAAATACTTACCTGACATTAAGATAAAATTCAGTGCTTTGTGGGCTGGAGCTTTCCTTACGACTGTTTTATTTTATCTGGGAAAAATATGTCTCAATATTTACTTCAACAACGTTTCACCTGAATCTGTATTTGGGGCTGCAGGATCAGTAATCCTAATACTCTTGTGGATCTATTATTCCTGCTTATTGCTTCTATTTGGAGCTGAATTCACACAGGTTTATGTAAAAAAATATCAATACATTGTTGAACCTTCCAGAATGGCATACTTCCTCCCGCAAGTACAGGAAGAATCTTAA
- a CDS encoding T9SS C-terminal target domain-containing protein, whose protein sequence is MKNLLFILAGLFITANALGQCLQVNVGVVIAQEVDPCKGPVILDANVTGATYLWSTGETTKQITVTQTDTFTVIVDKAGCTGVDTVPVIFLENPIVYLGADPLPRCGGCITLDVGDQGGAKIIWSTGDSSQVVKFCDIGNNKVWAKVTNDLGCSVSDTVEVSVKPGYDIDLGSSDTIVCADSITISPRSSFGGTFKWSNGQSDTSIVVKQSGIYYIDIFNIPGCSPSDTVSDTISVKLGSTPIVDLGTDPDIKCGGCVLLDAGTFSDAKYWWSTGDTTSSIYYCKTGFTSVCAKVTTSEGCFDIDTIKINIKQGYDPSLGEDVTLCGDSLIIRTADIGRKIIWNTGDTSDSIIVKSSGVYYVSITDIPGCNPADTTSDTISITLNKLPIVNLGPDPDKKCTGCFSLDAGALAGGTYQWSTGETSQQISYCKPGENNVWAKVTDSNSCSTSDTVILFIRDDLGDILGKDTTLCGQEVTLKSPVLQGDYVWSTGETTPEITVHESGFYTVKVFNVNDCLPEDTLTDTLEVSFVEVLANPTSIIDLSSACGKLEFMINPVPGASSYEWKVPDGWKILSGQGTNLVELESNEMKQGTITVKANNSMANCASGEASIESNEAIYSVHVPNTFSPNSDGINDLWVLRNIEYFPDNELVVLNRWGNEVYKKRGYRNTWDGSSLNEGTYYFKLKIRFCNTEKTIVNYLTIVR, encoded by the coding sequence ATGAAAAATCTTCTTTTTATCCTTGCCGGTTTATTTATAACTGCAAATGCACTGGGACAATGTTTGCAGGTAAATGTCGGAGTTGTGATAGCACAAGAAGTGGATCCGTGTAAAGGACCAGTCATTCTTGATGCAAACGTTACCGGCGCAACATACCTCTGGAGTACCGGAGAAACTACTAAGCAAATAACTGTTACCCAGACAGATACTTTTACTGTAATAGTTGATAAGGCAGGCTGCACAGGCGTAGATACAGTACCGGTTATTTTTCTTGAAAATCCGATTGTTTATTTGGGTGCAGATCCCCTGCCGAGATGTGGTGGCTGCATTACTCTTGATGTAGGGGATCAGGGAGGAGCAAAGATTATCTGGAGCACCGGTGATTCTTCTCAGGTCGTTAAATTCTGTGATATTGGTAACAACAAAGTTTGGGCAAAAGTGACAAATGATCTTGGTTGCTCTGTTTCTGATACCGTTGAAGTTTCAGTAAAGCCTGGTTATGATATTGACCTCGGATCTTCTGACACCATTGTATGTGCCGATAGTATAACTATTTCTCCTCGCAGTTCTTTTGGTGGTACTTTTAAATGGAGCAATGGCCAGTCAGATACTTCAATTGTAGTTAAACAATCCGGAATTTATTACATAGACATATTCAATATTCCAGGTTGCAGTCCTTCCGATACTGTTAGCGATACAATCAGTGTTAAATTAGGAAGTACTCCTATTGTCGATCTTGGGACGGATCCTGATATAAAGTGTGGAGGATGCGTATTGCTTGATGCCGGTACGTTTAGTGATGCAAAATACTGGTGGAGCACCGGAGATACTACTTCTTCCATTTATTATTGTAAAACTGGATTCACAAGTGTATGCGCAAAGGTTACAACTTCAGAAGGTTGTTTCGATATAGATACCATAAAGATTAATATAAAGCAGGGTTACGATCCTTCGTTAGGTGAAGATGTAACACTGTGCGGGGATAGCCTTATCATTCGCACTGCAGATATAGGAAGAAAAATTATCTGGAATACAGGGGATACATCAGACTCAATTATTGTGAAAAGTTCAGGTGTTTATTATGTTTCTATCACTGATATTCCAGGATGCAATCCTGCTGATACAACATCCGATACCATTTCAATAACACTTAATAAATTACCGATCGTCAATCTCGGGCCTGATCCTGATAAAAAATGTACAGGGTGTTTTTCCCTTGATGCAGGAGCATTGGCAGGAGGTACATATCAATGGAGTACAGGTGAGACCTCTCAGCAGATTTCTTATTGCAAACCCGGGGAGAATAACGTCTGGGCAAAAGTAACAGATAGTAACTCTTGCAGCACTTCCGATACTGTTATTCTTTTTATAAGAGATGACTTAGGAGATATACTTGGTAAAGATACTACATTATGTGGCCAGGAAGTAACACTTAAGAGTCCAGTCCTTCAAGGAGATTATGTTTGGAGCACCGGGGAAACAACACCTGAAATTACAGTTCATGAATCAGGATTTTATACGGTTAAAGTTTTTAATGTGAATGATTGTTTACCCGAAGATACATTGACTGATACTTTAGAAGTTAGTTTTGTTGAGGTGCTTGCAAATCCTACTTCTATTATAGACTTAAGTTCTGCATGTGGAAAGCTTGAATTCATGATAAATCCTGTGCCTGGAGCGAGTTCTTATGAATGGAAAGTTCCGGATGGATGGAAAATTTTAAGTGGTCAGGGAACCAATCTTGTCGAATTGGAATCCAATGAGATGAAGCAAGGTACGATAACAGTAAAAGCCAATAACAGTATGGCGAACTGTGCCAGTGGCGAAGCATCAATTGAGTCTAATGAGGCTATTTATTCAGTGCATGTGCCCAATACATTTTCTCCAAATAGCGATGGTATTAACGATCTATGGGTATTAAGAAATATTGAATATTTTCCGGATAATGAACTGGTTGTTTTGAACCGCTGGGGAAATGAAGTTTATAAGAAAAGAGGGTATAGAAACACTTGGGACGGAAGTAGTTTGAATGAAGGTACCTATTACTTTAAGCTTAAGATCAGGTTTTGCAACACAGAAAAAACTATAGTTAATTATTTAACCATTGTAAGATAA
- a CDS encoding PorP/SprF family type IX secretion system membrane protein, which yields MRKLFTSVILLFSVHCYAQQTLQFSQYLFNGVVINPAYAGSREAININGLYRKQWSKVNGEPNSLTLSGDMPLYWNKAGVGAYFIHDELGAQFQNSFFGSFAYRIKVSTKGRLALGVAAGITNYGIDGNKLTTDQPNDPAVPIGREAKTRAAFQGGLYFNTDRFFIGLSLNNVLVNMNKGSDMIPSQRKHLFLAAGFVSKIVENIKIRPSIMIKEDLKGPTNGDASVFFIFHDIVWIGGSYRTRVFNKNNVEDVGSAKDAVVIMAEVFPIPNLRLGYSYDITLTSYKDFATHEISAGYNINRKGGSKMLTPRYF from the coding sequence ATGAGAAAATTATTTACTTCCGTAATTCTTTTGTTCTCTGTTCATTGTTATGCTCAGCAGACATTACAATTCAGTCAATATCTGTTCAATGGTGTTGTAATAAATCCGGCATATGCAGGAAGCAGGGAAGCAATTAATATTAATGGCCTTTACAGAAAGCAATGGTCAAAAGTTAATGGAGAACCAAATTCTTTGACACTGAGCGGAGATATGCCGCTTTACTGGAATAAAGCAGGTGTTGGAGCTTATTTCATCCATGATGAACTTGGTGCACAATTTCAGAATTCATTCTTCGGATCTTTTGCTTATAGGATAAAAGTATCAACCAAAGGAAGACTGGCATTGGGAGTAGCTGCAGGTATTACTAATTATGGCATAGACGGAAATAAACTAACTACTGATCAGCCAAACGACCCTGCTGTGCCTATAGGACGTGAAGCAAAAACCAGAGCAGCATTTCAGGGAGGTCTTTATTTTAATACTGACAGATTTTTTATAGGCTTGTCATTGAATAACGTGCTGGTAAACATGAATAAAGGTTCAGACATGATTCCATCACAAAGAAAGCACTTGTTCCTGGCGGCTGGTTTCGTTTCAAAAATCGTAGAAAATATAAAGATCAGACCTAGTATTATGATTAAAGAAGACCTGAAAGGACCTACCAATGGTGATGCTTCAGTTTTCTTTATATTCCATGATATCGTTTGGATAGGTGGTTCCTATCGAACAAGAGTGTTCAATAAAAACAATGTTGAAGATGTGGGATCAGCGAAAGATGCTGTTGTAATTATGGCTGAAGTCTTTCCTATTCCAAATCTGAGGTTGGGGTACTCTTATGATATTACTTTAACAAGTTATAAAGACTTTGCTACCCACGAAATTTCTGCGGGATATAATATTAATAGAAAAGGCGGATCAAAAATGTTAACACCAAGATACTTTTAA
- a CDS encoding OmpA family protein encodes MSLLTRIGSLILLYSMIQSYTASGQSILARADRNYNQFNYSLAVKEYEVIAEKKGQSVEIVQKIADCYRKMNKSEEAEKWYAVLLTKFSRVEPSNLLYYAEALRNNGDYQEARKQYIQFGKMFPSEKKMADAFARNCEKAMEWMSNPVQVKIENVKSVNTVYSEFSPLLIENKLILATDRKFDDTDYSNKQIYGWTGTPFLNLAFAEIDTNFKIEFKNKLKGVNGMYHNGPATFSKKGDTIYFTRTNKVSNRGKINGQKKGPDFVNRLEIYYSVKKNGTWSAILPFEYNNILNYSVGHPALSPDGKTLYFVSDMPGSMGQTDIYFCTMEANGKWSFPKNAGKYVNTPAKEVFPYIAPDGKLYFSSNGHTGLGGLDMFVTSGKYDKWDKPENLMYPMNSPKDDFGITLDTTMNGGFFSSNREGGMGEDDIYKFSNPTCVLAGLTLHLVDNSERPLENVLVKLYKMGDTANVIAYERTFGQPAKKICLRSYEPCAIVKNPEGKFFFKLQPGAKYELKLAKNNYFSHSTTIEAKCNTEDTMNIAIQLKEIEIDKPIILKDVFFNDQDKLFVIRNIYYDLDKSEIRYDAALELDKLVEVLRENPNIKMELSAHTDSRHSEEYNMKLSQKRAEAAVQYIVSKGIPSDVIVAKGYGESKIMNHCKDGVNCKEEEHQYNRRTEIKVTEIMEPEVHRVGPYDTLETISKVYGVSVENLKKLNNLEEDTITAGMKIKLK; translated from the coding sequence ATGAGTCTTCTTACCAGAATCGGGTCACTTATCCTATTGTATAGCATGATCCAAAGCTACACTGCATCAGGACAGAGCATTCTTGCAAGGGCAGATAGAAACTATAATCAATTCAATTACTCTCTTGCTGTTAAAGAATATGAAGTTATTGCAGAAAAAAAAGGACAGTCTGTAGAAATAGTACAGAAGATAGCTGACTGTTACAGAAAAATGAATAAATCAGAAGAGGCGGAAAAATGGTATGCTGTCCTATTGACAAAGTTCTCCAGAGTTGAACCTTCAAATTTATTGTATTATGCTGAGGCTTTGAGGAACAATGGAGATTATCAGGAGGCAAGAAAACAATATATTCAATTTGGAAAGATGTTTCCTTCTGAAAAAAAGATGGCAGATGCATTTGCGAGAAACTGTGAAAAAGCAATGGAGTGGATGTCTAATCCAGTTCAGGTTAAAATCGAAAATGTAAAATCGGTGAATACTGTCTATTCTGAATTCTCCCCTTTGTTGATAGAAAATAAACTTATCCTGGCTACGGATAGAAAATTTGATGATACTGATTACTCCAATAAACAGATTTACGGCTGGACAGGCACACCTTTCCTAAATCTTGCTTTTGCCGAGATTGATACAAACTTCAAAATTGAGTTCAAAAATAAGCTTAAGGGAGTTAACGGTATGTATCATAACGGACCTGCTACATTTTCGAAAAAAGGTGATACGATTTACTTTACCAGAACAAATAAGGTTAGTAACAGAGGTAAAATTAATGGACAGAAGAAAGGACCTGATTTTGTTAACAGATTGGAAATATATTATTCTGTAAAGAAAAATGGGACATGGTCAGCAATACTGCCATTTGAATATAATAACATCCTGAATTATTCAGTAGGCCATCCAGCGCTTTCTCCTGATGGAAAAACTTTATATTTTGTGTCAGACATGCCAGGATCTATGGGACAAACGGATATATACTTTTGTACTATGGAGGCCAATGGAAAATGGAGCTTTCCAAAAAATGCTGGTAAATATGTAAATACACCTGCAAAAGAAGTGTTTCCTTATATTGCTCCTGATGGAAAGCTTTATTTTTCTTCCAATGGACATACTGGTCTTGGTGGGCTGGATATGTTTGTGACAAGCGGTAAATATGATAAATGGGATAAACCAGAAAATCTTATGTACCCTATGAATTCACCAAAAGATGACTTTGGAATTACACTGGATACTACTATGAATGGAGGTTTCTTCTCAAGCAATAGAGAGGGAGGAATGGGTGAAGATGATATTTATAAGTTTTCTAATCCAACCTGTGTGCTTGCAGGACTTACACTTCATTTGGTTGATAATTCGGAAAGGCCCCTTGAAAATGTATTGGTAAAACTTTATAAAATGGGGGATACAGCAAATGTAATTGCTTATGAAAGAACTTTTGGACAGCCTGCAAAGAAGATTTGTCTGAGGTCTTATGAGCCTTGTGCAATAGTTAAAAATCCAGAAGGTAAATTCTTTTTCAAATTACAGCCTGGTGCAAAATATGAATTGAAACTTGCAAAAAACAATTACTTCTCTCATTCCACAACCATAGAGGCAAAATGTAACACAGAGGATACTATGAATATTGCAATTCAGTTAAAAGAAATCGAAATAGATAAACCTATTATCCTTAAAGATGTATTTTTTAATGACCAAGACAAGCTCTTTGTAATCCGCAATATTTATTATGATCTCGATAAGTCCGAGATCCGCTATGACGCGGCTCTTGAGCTTGATAAGCTGGTTGAAGTGTTAAGAGAAAATCCGAATATTAAAATGGAACTTTCTGCACATACGGATAGCAGGCATTCAGAGGAGTACAACATGAAGCTTTCCCAGAAAAGGGCGGAGGCTGCAGTTCAGTATATTGTATCTAAAGGTATTCCTTCCGACGTAATAGTTGCTAAGGGTTATGGTGAAAGCAAGATTATGAATCATTGCAAAGATGGAGTTAATTGCAAAGAAGAAGAGCATCAATACAACAGGAGAACCGAAATTAAAGTTACTGAAATAATGGAGCCTGAAGTACACAGAGTTGGTCCTTACGATACACTTGAGACTATTTCTAAGGTATATGGGGTTTCTGTTGAAAATTTAAAAAAGCTTAATAATCTGGAGGAAGATACGATTACTGCAGGTATGAAAATAAAATTGAAATAA